Proteins encoded together in one Balearica regulorum gibbericeps isolate bBalReg1 chromosome 3, bBalReg1.pri, whole genome shotgun sequence window:
- the DLL1 gene encoding delta-like protein 1, translated as MGGRFLLTLALLSVLLSRCQVGSSGVFELKLQEFVNKKGLLSNRNCCRGGGGGLQQCDCKTFFRVCLKHYQASVSPEPPCTYGSAITPVLGANSFSVPDGAGGADPAFSNPIRFPFGFTWPGTFSLIIEALHTDSPDDLTTENPERLISRLATQRHLAVGEEWSQDLHSSGRTDLKYSYRFVCDEHYYGEGCSVFCRPRDDAFGHFTCGERGEKVCNPGWKGQYCTEPICLPGCDEQHGFCDKPGECKCRVGWQGRYCDECIRYPGCLHGTCQQPWQCNCQEGWGGLFCNQDLNYCTHHKPCKNGATCTNTGQGSYTCSCRPGYTGSNCEIEINECDANPCKNGGSCTDLENSYSCTCPPGFYGKNCELSAMTCADGPCFNGGRCTDNPDGGYSCRCPLGYSGFNCEKKIDYCSSSPCANGAQCVDLGNSYICQCQAGFTGRHCDDNVDDCASFPCVNGGTCQDGVNDYSCTCPPGYNGKNCSTPVSRCEHNPCHNGATCHERNNRYVCECARGYGGLNCQFLLPEPPQGPVIVDFTEKYTEGQNAQFPWIAVCAGIILVLMLLLGCAAVVVCVRLRVQKRHHQPDACRSETETMNNLANCQREKDISISVIGATQIKNTNKKIDFHSDNSDKNGYKVRYPSVDYNLVHELKNEDSVKEEHSKCEAKCETYDSEAEEKSAVQLKSDTSERKRPDSVYSTSKDTKYQSVYVISEEKDECIIATEV; from the exons ATGGGAGGTCGGTTCCTGCTGACGCTCGCCCTCCTCTCGGTGCTGCTGAGCCGCTGCCAG GTCGGCTCCTCCGGGGTCTTCgagctgaagctgcaggagtTTGTCAATAAGAAGGGGCTGCTCAGCAACCGCAACTGCTgccgcgggggcggcggcgggctgCAGCAGTGCGACTGCAAGACCTTCTTCCGCGTCTGCCTCAAGCACTACCAGGCCAGCGTCTCCCCCGAGCCGCCCTGCACCTACGGCAGCGCCATCACCCCCGTCCTCGGCGCCAACTCCTTCAGCGTCCCCGACGGCGCGGGCGGCGCCGACCCCGCCTTCAGCAACCCCATCCGCTTCCCCTTCGGCTTCACCTGGCCC GGCACCTTCTCGCTCATCATTGAGGCTCTGCATACGGACTCGCCTGACGACCTCACCACAG AAAACCCTGAGCGCCTCATCAGCCGCCTGGCCACCCAGAGGCACTTGGCAGTGGGTGAAGAGTGGTCCCAGGACCTGCACAGCAGTGGCCGCACTGACCTCAAGTACTCCTATCGCTTTGTGTGTGACGAGCACTACTACGGAGAAGGCTGCTCTGTCTTCTGCCGCCCCCGGGACGATGCCTTTGGTCACTTCACTTGCGGAGAGCGGGGCGAGAAAGTCTGCAACCCGGGCTGGAAAGGCCAGTACTGCACTGAGC CAATTTGTTTGCCTGGATGCGATGAGCAACATGGCTTTTGCGACAAACCTGGGGAATGCAA atgcagagtGGGTTGGCAGGGGCGATATTGTGATGAGTGCATCCGATACCCAGGCTGCCTTCATGGTACCTGTCAGCAGCCGTGGCAGTGCAACTGCCAGGAAGGCTGGGGTGGCCTTTTCTGCAACCAGG ACCTGAACTATTGCACCCACCACAAGCCCTGCAAGAACGGTGCCACATGCACCAACACTGGCCAGGGGAGCTACACTTGTTCTTGCCGACCTGGGTACACAGGCTCCAACTGTGAGATTGAAATCAATGAATGTGACGCCAACCCTTGCAAGAATGGTGGAAGCTGCACT GATCTCGAGAACAGCTATTCTTGTACCTGCCCCCCAGGCTTCTATGGTAAAAACTGTGAGCTGAGCGCGATGACTTGTGCTGACGGACCGTGCTTCAATGGTGGGCGATGCACCGACAACCCTGATGGGGGATACAGCTGCCGCTGCCCACTGGGTTATTCTGGGTTcaactgtgaaaagaaaatcgATTactgcagctccagcccttGTGCTAATG GAGCCCAGTGTGTCGATCTGGGGAACTCCTACATATGCCAGTGCCAGGCTGGCTTCACTGGGAGACACTGTGATGATAACGTGGATGACTGTGCCTCCTTTCCCTGCGTCAACGGAGGGACCTGCCAGGATGGCGTCAATGACTACTCCTGCACCTGCCCCCCGGGATACAACGGGAAGAACTGCAGCACCCCAGTGAGCAGATGCGAACACAACCCCTGCCACAACGGGGCCACCTGCCACGAAAGAAACAACCGCTACGTCTGTGAGTGCGCCCGGGGGTATGGCGGGCTCAACTGCCAATTTTTGCTCCCCGAGCCACCTCAGGGACCAGTCATCGTCGACTTCACCGAGAAGTACACAGAAGGCCAGAACGCCCAGTTCCCCTGGATCGCCGTCTGCGCCGGGATTATTCTGGtcctcatgctgctgctggggtgcGCTGCTGTGGTTGTCTGCGTCAGGCTCAGAGTGCAGAAGAGGCACCACCAGCCTGATGCCTGCAGAAGCGAGACTGAGACCATGAACAACCTGGCAAACTGCCAGCGTGAGAAGGACATTTCCATAAGTGTCATTGGTGCCACTCAGATTAAAAACACGAATAAGAAAATAGACTTTCACAGCGATAACTCCGATAAAAATGGCTACAAAGTCAGATACCCATCAGTGGATTACAATTTGGTGCATGAACTCAAGAACGAGGACTCTGTTAAAGAGGAGCACAGCAAATGTGAAGCCAAGTGTGAAACGTATGATtcagaggcagaggagaaaagtgCAGTACAACTAAAGAG TGatacttctgaaagaaaacGACCAGATTCAGTATATTCCACTTCAAAGGACACAAAGTACCAGTCGGTGTATGTCATATCAGAAGAGAAAGACGAGTGCATCATAGCAACTGAG GTGTAA